CCGTCGCCGTGGCGGCCTTCGGCGGGCTGGCCGGTCTGTCGCGCTACATGCGCCAGAGCATGCTCGAGGTCATCCGTCAGGACTATGTGCAGACGGCGCGGGCCAAGGGCCTGGCCGAGCCGGTGGTGATCGGCAAGCACGCGCTCCGCAACGCCCTCCTGCCCGTGGTGACCATTCTCGGGCTCTCCCTGCCCGGCCTCATCGGCGGCAGCATCATCATCGAGAGCATCTTCGCCATCCCGGGCATGGGCCAGCTCATGGTCCAATCGGTGTTCTCGCGCGATTACCCGGTCATCATGGGCAACCTCGTCATCGTGGCGACCCTGACCCTGCTCGCCAACCTCTTCGCCGACCTGGCGTATGGGATCGTGGATCCACGCATTCGCTTCTCCGCGCGGCGGCGGCGTCGCTAGCGTGCCCGCCCCGGCTCGCTCGCGGCGCGGCGAGCTTCGCCTCTTCTGGCGGACCTTCTCGCGAAACCAGCTCGCGTGCGGCGGCGGCGTCGTGGTGGGGCTCCTCATCGCCATCGCGGTGTTCGCCCCCGCCCTCGCGCCCTGGGACCCCAACAAGCCCGACATGAAGAAGATCCTGTCCAGGCCCTCGGTGAAGCACTGGCTGGGCACCGACCAGATCGGGCGTGATGTCCTCTCGCGGCTGCTGCACGGCTCGCGCATCTCGCTGGCCGTGGGATTCGTCTCCGTCAGCATCGCCACCCTCATCGGCATCTTGCTCGGGGCCGCCGCCGGCTATCATGGCGGCGTCGTGGACGCCGTGATCATGCGGCTGGTGGATCTCATGCTGGTCTTCCCGCGCTTTTTCCTGCTCCTGGCCGTGCTGGCCTTTCTCAAACCCTCGATCTGGACCATCATGGCCGTGATCGGCCTGACCGGGTGGATGGGGGTGACGCGGCTCGTGCGCGCCGAGTTCCTCGCGCTGCGCGAGCGTGAGTTCGTCGTCTGGTCCGAGGCCATCGGGGCAGGAGCGTTGCGGGTGATCTTCCGGCACATCCTGCCCAATGCCATGGCGCCGGTGCTCGTGGCCATGACGCTCGGCATTCCCGCGGCCATCCTGACCGAGTCCGGGTTGTCCTTTCTTGGCCTGGGAGT
This DNA window, taken from Candidatus Methylomirabilota bacterium, encodes the following:
- a CDS encoding ABC transporter permease translates to MPAPARSRRGELRLFWRTFSRNQLACGGGVVVGLLIAIAVFAPALAPWDPNKPDMKKILSRPSVKHWLGTDQIGRDVLSRLLHGSRISLAVGFVSVSIATLIGILLGAAAGYHGGVVDAVIMRLVDLMLVFPRFFLLLAVLAFLKPSIWTIMAVIGLTGWMGVTRLVRAEFLALREREFVVWSEAIGAGALRVIFRHILPNAMAPVLVAMTLGIPAAILTESGLSFLGLGVQPPYATWGNILNDGKDLITYAWWLTLYPGLAILITVLSYNLVGEGIRDALDPRLRQSGVGRIIRLGR